Proteins encoded within one genomic window of Argiope bruennichi chromosome 7, qqArgBrue1.1, whole genome shotgun sequence:
- the LOC129975042 gene encoding ceramide synthase 6-like, producing MELLQNINTWFWNDYVWLPPNITWDDLSDTGTVNYAQFSDLYYAFKVALALLVVRYFLEQFLFAPVGRYLGLKPRVVRETDNVILEKAFTENGKIGYKQVQGLAKQLDWSERKVERWLRRRISRSKPSTLNKFTESAWRFTFYLCAFCYGLYSLWDKPWLYDTNYCFYDYPHHSVTNDVWWYYMLELGFYWSLTFSQFLDTKRKDFMQMFVHHIVTILLLTFSWTSNLFRIGSLVLVIHDFADVPLEAAKMAKYVERQRVADISFAVFTLAWLVSRLGLYPYRIIYSTLYGALFIVPMFPAYYVFNTLLCALQVLHIVWTWMIIKIALRAMSSTNPGVKDLRSDSEESSGSISDDAKDVSSQDTKCSSGGTS from the exons atggaattattacaaaatataaacactTGGTTTTGGAATGATTATGTATGGCTGCCGCCCAATATTACTTGGGATGATCTCAGCGATACCGGTACCGTCAACTATGCGCAATTTAGTGACCTGTATTATGCATTTAAAGTAGCTTTGGCCCTTTTGGTTGTGAGATATTTCCTGGAACa ATTTTTATTTGCTCCTGTTGGGCGCTATCTAGGCTTAAAGCCACGTGTAGTTCGAGAGACTGATAATGTTATATTGGAAAAAGCCTTCACAGAGAATGGAAAGATTGGATATAAGCAG gTTCAAGGTTTGGCCAAACAACTTGATTGGAGTGAACGTAAGGTTGAGCGTTGGCTGCGACGTAGAATTTCTCGCTCCAAACCCTCCACCTTGAACAAATTTACTGAGAGTGC gtGGAGGTTTACCTTTTACCTGTGTGCATTTTGCTATGGCCTTTATTCTTTGTGGGAT aaaccATGGTTGTATGATACTAATTATTGTTTCTATGATTATCCCCATCAT AGTGTAACAAATGATGTGTGGTGGTATTACATGCTGGAGCTGGGCTTTTATTGGTCTCTCACTTTCTCTCAGTTCCTGGATACCAAAAGGAAG GACTTCATGCAGATGTTTGTGCACCACATTGTGACTATTCTGCTCCTGACTTTCTCTTGGACGTCCAACCTCTTCCGCATTGGAAGCCTGGTGCTGGTCATCCATGATTTTGCTGATGTGCCACTTGAG GCAGCCAAGATGGCCAAGTACGTGGAGAGGCAGCGAGTGGCCGATATAAGTTTTGCTGTGTTCACTCTCGCCTGGCTTGTTTCACGTTTGGGACTTTACCCATATAG GATCATCTATAGTACCTTGTATGGTGCTTTGTTCATTGTACCCATGTTCCCAGCATATTATGTCTTTAACACCTTGCTGTGTGCTCTCCAGGTGCTACATATTGTGTGGACCTGGATGATCATCAAAATCGCTCTTAGAGCCATGTCCTCCACAAATCCTGga GTGAAAGATCTACGCAGTGACAGTGAGGAGAGCTCTGGGAGCATTTCTGACGATGCCAAAGATGTCTCTAGTCAGGACACCAAGTGCTCTTCGGGGGGGACTTCTTGA